ATGAAAGTGAGCCCAATACATAGCAAACCAGAGTTATTCCCTGAGTtttaaattatgcatatatatgtaatCTGGTTGGCTTTGAAATGTTGTTTGTTTGTTAGCGCTTTGGTTCTTGGAGCTTGAAATATGggttttcttttcctttcctCTCCTCagttttcacttttcaccTTTTTTCTAACACACTTCACTTCCCCTcactttgaatttgaatgtACTCTACAAAACAGACAATATAGCGCTCAAGGTGTTTGCAAAAATGACGCAAATGGAATCTCTGATGTAATCATTCCCCTCCTCCTTCATTCTCAAGATTTCCCTTCACAACAGCTATGATTTTATCCCAAAGGTTCAGTCTTTTTGCCATTTGGGGCTGCAAGATTCCTCTAGAAACTGCTCTTCTATGATGTGACTGTCTTCACCTTTAATTGGGGGAATGTGGTTTGCTTTTTTACGGTCTCTCTGTATATAGTGGAATATTGTGTTTGAGAAATGAGGGGTTTTGCTAAATTGCTTTCTTATGTTAGCTCATAACTATCTTTCTATGGAGAGGAATAGACATGAGGGGTTAAAGATGGTTGTGTTGTTAGCTTTTTGTGTGAATGTACTCTCATCTGAATGCATAGATAGGCCTAGCAAGAGCTTCTCCGGcgagccgccgccgccgctcaGCCTCAACAACAGGCTGAGGAGGATTTTCTTGAGCATAGGATTAGGGATTGTGACAGGATTGATTGGTGCCCTTCTCTTAGCTTTGCTGTTTAGGCACTTTGTGAAGTATGTGAACAGAGCTCCAATTCTCAAAGGCCCTGTGCTGTTTTCGCCTCGAATCTCCGCTAGGACGCTTAGATCAGCCCTCTCGAGCAGCTCGGACCTTCTGAGCTCGAGCCCGACTGGAAGATACTACAAGGCCGTCCTCGACAACGGGCTTGTGGTGGCAGTCAAGAGGCTCGAGCCTGACTGTGGGGTCGGGGCTCGGGGGAAGGCCTTGAGGAAGAAGATACGGAAGGAGCTCGAAGTTCTTGCGAGCTTGAGGCATAGGAATTTGATGAGTTTGAGGTCTTATGTTTGTGAATCGAGTGGATTCTCGTTGGTGTATGACTTTGCCCCAGCTGGGAGCCTTGACGATGTAATGAGGAGAGTGAGGGAGAATCAGTTGGAGCTCAAGTGGGAGTCTCGGCTTCGTGTTGCTGTTGGTATTGCTAGAGGGTTGTATCACCTGCATTTCGCCTGTGATCCGAGAAGGTTGCACTATAACTTGAAGCCCTCGAATGTGATATTGAACTCGCAGTTCGATCCTAGGTTGGCTGATTTGGGACTCGCTGCTATCCTTCCCGATTTCAGACGAACAGCATCGGGGTACAATGCACCCGAGTGTTTTCAGAATTGTAGGTATGAAGTTGCTTGCCTTTCACTCTAAAATAGTATTGATTCATTAAAAATCGGAtctttattcatattttgtgTGATTACTCCATTTTCGATCGATGATTGTTGTGCTTAGTTGATGATTATGCATCCAAAAATAGAGTGATCAAGAATTGAACTTATCTCCTTTCACTTCTTGATCAAGAAGTAATGCATACATGCTTTTCActttataatagtataaattcattaaaaatcagatctttattcatattttgcGTGATTACTCCATGACTCCATGTTTGATCAATGATTGTTGTGCTTAGTTGATGATTATGCATCCAAAAACAGAGTGATTAAGAATTGAACTTATCTCctcttttcatttataatagtataaattcattaaaaataagatcttTAAGCATGTCTTTATTGACATATtccaatatttatcaaaagaTAAGAGTGATCAAAAGTTTTAGAATGGGGAAAGTGCTTTTTTAAGCTTTATGCAAAAGCTGTGTAAAGCATAGAATCAAAGTATATTAGTCATATAAAGTTGACAAGCCAAGAATCATGATTAAtcaatttcttgaaaaatgcTATACTTTTGTTTGTGGAAATGTAAGTAAAACTTATTTGGGATTGATTCTAGGTATACAGATAAAAGTGATGTCTTCAGCTTTGGGGTGATATTAGGCGTTCTATTAACCGGCCGGGACCCACTGGACCCGTTATTTGGCGACGGGGGAAGCTTAGGGCAGTGGCTCCGGCAGCTGCAGCAAGCCGGCGAGTGCCGGGAAGCGCTGGACAAAGGCATTCTAGGAGAAGAAGTGGAAGAGGAGGAGATGCTGATGGCTGTGAGAATCGCGGTCGTGTGCCTATCAGACTTGCCCGCTGACCGCCCCTCGACCGATGAGCTCGTTTCTATGCTGACTCAGCTGAACAGTTTCTAAAGCAAGCCAGGAGAAGGAGCTTTTGGTTGTCCCCGCGGCTTACACAGCATGAGGCAACGTGCATAGGTTTGCCGTGGGAGCAACCACTGAGCTCCGGCTTCGTCTGTAGCGAACGAGTCATTTTTTGAGCGCAAACGAGGCTACGTTGTAGTGTTTCTTGCTTGACTGAGATTGGTGTTGTGAAGGGACTGATTTGATGGAGGAAAGTGGGGAGGCATTTTGCTTATGGTGAAGGGGATGATTTTGTTTGCCCTGTAACTTTTTTGAATCAGAGGTCCTTTCACATTTTCACCGCTCTTTAACATATCTTGATATTAattatcttctttatttttggcGAATTAGAGTTTAATACTCTCAGTCCCTGTATAAACGAAGCCCTTTTTAGGcacgaaatttaagaaattgatatttaaattaaagagataaatgaagagagggtaaagtatgagatgataaaaataaataagcaaAGAGTGAAAAGTATATGAGAtaataaaagatgaaatactctctttgtccaAGATGTTACACTTGGATGataatatttggattttttagagcatccgcaatggtcggctagcgatcggctagccgaaccattggagacGGCGAGCGGTATACTGGCGAgccgatcggcgtgggctggccgattggtgggcgctggccgatgcgctagcgccattgtggcggcccgatcggccagcgtcttttttcttttttttaaaaaaaaaacctatataaacgcgattttcgtttcattttcatttgcaccacttgttttaacgagttttctctctctctagctttctgtacaagagcatcatcgagcgatggatcacaacaacgagtccactCCGCGACGAGTGGATCTCAAACTCCCACGGTACCTGTGGGATCTGGATGGGGGCAGATGGGCCCGGGGTTTAACATCCCTTGGAatcagatgatggggatgatggtcGGTGCGCCCGGGGGGCGCAGGGGGGTATGTCCGGGCAGCGGGCAGGGGAGCGGCGGGCGGTCAGCGCCCGGTGGGGGGAGGTATGCCCTGCATGCAAAGAATGATGATGCCGTTGAaagcagatgatggggatgatgtggcagtggcGGGATGCGAAGACGAgatgcatcccgggatgcagggTGGGGGGGTCACCGTGAGGGGACACGGTATTTCGACCCtcgcttgattttttgacggcttctcaagcctcacacgtcgaccctggctggagacgcagttcactggcgatgaccttctgtcattgcatgatatggggatcgatctctgGGAAGATGATACTCCCGTTCCAAATGCAAGgcgggccgcgccgaagaagaagacgagggggaaggggaaggccaaggcggtcggcgagtcatCGGAGCCCGCTGTTGACGACACCCCtggccggaggaagtggacggaggatgagtacgtcGGGGTGGCCagggggtggttggaggtgtgcgacgatccactggttgcgaacaaccagccggatcgtcaacatgtgggcgaagatcgAGCCGCCTATGGAGGCACCCCGCCCGCACAGGAAGGACTTCAGCGGGgaggaggtccggaaggggtgggagcgcaCTGTGGCCGCGGTGGGCcgttttttgaatttgtacgccaacgccctccgttAGCTCGGTGAGTGGGCAGAATGAGGACGACGACCGGAGGATCGCCGCGAGTTAGTTCCCCTTGCAGGGGAcgtataaggagttcaccttcgggagtgcttcttgttgccgaaggactccgagaagttcccgggcggggtgcgacgccgagtggccgaagaagcacgCGGATCGAACTATAGCGGCAAAGCAgccggatcccacgacctcccccggATGCGccgaggagtttccatcccctccttcatttaCCGGTTGCCCCCGCCCGGCTGGACAGAGCGGGCGCAGCGGGGCCGCGAGGGGCGGatccccctatcgccccgcgaggtccagtcctccgccctcccacccgccccactcgagtacactctgCATTCGCGTAACCATACGCGGGAtcagatgtacaaggtcttccaagtgTGGAAGAccgccactgaccccacggagaagatgtttcttcacgagatgctcgagagcatgcgggttGATTTGGAAATCGCGAGGGCACAGCTAgcgggttccgacgtgggctcagataccacgggcggcggcggcgacggcgaggacgacggcgacggcgatgaggagtagagaatGGCGGGGCTTgtgtgttgaagccctttttttaaaaaaaatcatgtactttttttaaaaatctttgtacttttgtttttttaaatctttgtactttttttttaatggaatggattaattttcccgtatatgtgtcgtaaatttaattccgtattttaatcgtaattttaattccgtaaatgtagtatattttgaattatttttattacaatggcctatggctggcctaaatctgatgtggcaggtggattttttagtattgctGACGTGGTAGGGGAAAGAATGGCTGGTCTATTggtggcctaagcaccattgcggatgctcttaggagatgttttgtgtgtaaaatggagaaaaaaatactaatattatagtataatacattgatatgagagagaactttaaaagaaattaatgtaACATCTTTTTGTGTGACAAAACTGAAAAGAAACTTATGATAGTATCTATATTGGAACATCCAGAGactatagtagtataattattttagtgtGAAAAAATTCAGTTGCCTGTATGTCAGATGTTGATGTTTTTCAGCCAAATGACGTGGCTTTTATACATCAGCATACTATATTGTTTAACTCATTGGTGCTAACGTCAAATGATTTTCTGagtattttttgcaaaaaatttatgcaaaaataatcaatttcataaaaattaatgccAAAAACTAATTTGAAAAGTTGTATAATAGACAATGCCTTCCGTATGAAGGTATCAAAGTAATTTGGTAGAGTAGATTGGCTTCACCATTTTGTTTCCTCCTCTGAAATCAATGCCGGCTCTTCACTTACTAAATTCAACCTTCTCTAATCTCCACGCTGATAAATTCCAGAACGCAAATTTCGCCAAACTTCCCTCATGGGTATCCCTCAAATCCAACAAATCATCGCCCAAATCCCCCGAAACTCACCGCGGAGAGCTCGAAAACGTCCATCTACTCTCCCTCTCGAAACAGGACAAGCTCAAAGAAGCCCATGAATACCTTCTCCAAATGCACCATTTCAACATCCCCGTCTCCCCTCAATCGTATAAGCACCTGCTGCACACATGTTCCAAGCTGAAGTCGTTAAAATTCGGCAAACTGATCCACCGCCGTTTGCCGGAAGACCCTCCGGATTATCTTGTTAACTGCGTTCTCGGAATGTACTGTGATTGCGGGAGTTTGTCCGATGCGCGGAAACTGTTTGATGAAATGCCTGAGAGAAGTATGGGTTCTTGGGTCGTAATTATATCTGCTTACGCAGATGAAGGGCTGTTGGAGGATGCTGTGAAACTGTATTTGAGTATGCAAGATTCCGACTTTAAGCCGAATCCGTATGTTTACGTCTGTCTATTGAAGTCTTTTTCAGAATCTTGGTGTTTGGAGATTGGGAAACAGATGCATTGTCGAGTAATCAAGGCCGGGTTTGGTGATAACGTAGCGTTGGATACTGCGTTATGCAATATGTATGTGAAATGCAGGAGCTTGGATTGCGCGGAGAGATTATTCGGTCTGATGAATGAGAAGAATGTAGTTTCATACACCACGATGATGGTGGGGTGTGCTCAAGCAAATAGGCATCATGATGCATTGAGATTTTTCGAAAGAATGGTTGATGAAGATGTCGATTTGGATGAGTTTGCGTTTTCGATAACTCTGAAGGTTTGTGCAGCGCTCATTGATCGAAAATTGGGCGAGCAAGCTCATGGGTTGATCGTGAAGCACGGGATACAACGCGAGGTCTCTGTGGGGACGCCTCTCGTGGACTTCTATGTGAAATGTGGAGACGTTGAGTCCGGTATCCGAGCGTTTGAGGCTATAGATGAGCCGAATGATGTGTCTTGGAGTGCTTTATTGTGTGGCTATTCTCAAATTGGGGAGTTTGAGAAATGCATCGATGTTTTCAAGCGATTGAGAAGTGAAGGTGTTGTTTTGAACAGATTCATGTACACAAGCATATTTCAAGTGTGCTCTGCTTTTGCGGATTTCAATTTCGGATCGCAGGCTCATGGCGATGCGATAAAGAGAGGGCTTGTTTCGTATCTCTACGGAGAGAGTGCGATGATCACGATGTATGCCAAGTGTGGGAAGTTGGACTACGCGTTTCGAGCATTTGAGTCCATGGATGCACCGGATACTGTGGCGTGGACAGCCATGATCGCTGGCTGTGCTCACCATGGGAAGGCCTCGGAGGCCATTTCCCTTTTCAGGAAAATGCAGGCTTCCGGGGTGAGGATCAACGCCGTCACTTATGTGGCGATCCTCACGGCCTGCAGCCATGCCGGTTTGGTTCGAGAAGCAGAGGAGTTTTTTCGATCCATGGGTAGTAAAGCGACGATTGATCACTACAACTGTATGATCGATGCCTACTCTCGAGCCGGATTATTGAAACAAGCGTTTGATTTGATAAAGGGAATGCCATTCGCGGCGGATGCCATGAGCTGGAAGAGTTTGCTTGGGGGCTGCTCGATCCACAGGGAGTACGAGATCGGGAGAGCCGCTGCGGACGAGCTCCTCCGGCTTGACCCCCATGACGCTGCTGCTTATGTCCTCCTGTTTAACATGCACGCTTCGTGTGGGAGGTGGGAGGAGGCGGCGGGGGTGAGGAGGCTGATGGCGGAGAGGGGCGTGCGGAAGGAGACGGGGTGCAGCTGGATCAGCATTGGTGGGGAGGTGCATCGCTTCGTGGTGGGGGATCGGCACCATCCCCGGGCGGAGGAGGTGTACGCGAAGGTGGACGAGATGGGATTCGGGGAAACGAGTGAGGATGTCGTGTTGTTGAGTGAGGAAGACGAGGTGTGGAGGGAGAGGAAGAGACAGGAGATGGTGCACAGCGAGAGGCTGGCGATAGGGTACGGGCTGATAGCGACGGCTCCAACGTCGGCGATTGTTGTTTTCAAGAACCTGAGGGCGTGCAGAGGCTGCCATGAGTTTGGTAAGCATGTGTCGCTCGTGACGGGACGGGAGATTGTGGTTCGAGATTCAAATAGATTCCATCGCTTCATAAACGGAGAATGCTCGTGTGGGGATTACTGGTAGCTGGCAGTGAAAAAGATTGTTGCCGGCGTCAGAAGGGAGAGGGCAATATAACGGTTGTTGCGTATAATGAATGACAGATGAAGAACAGTAACGCAAAAGACAGTGTGGGATCGTTGGCATATTCAAAGCCCATATTTAGCTGCGTTTTCGAACTTCATGGGCGACAGTGGGATGGGTCGACCTCATTCCCAAATTGTGGTGATCATGAACAAAAAATACATTTCATCTTATGACAAAAACTGCCATTAAATGGCACACTTCATTCCTTCATTCTTCTTACACTTCTTGATTTCCAGAAAACAcaacaaattaacaaatttaaattctttaCAATTTCAATTTGAGATTTTCTCTTAGAATTCTTGAGGTAGAGGCCTGCCTTCTAGAAACGCCTTGAACAGCACAAGGGACCTCTCCGGCTGCGAAAACGGAGCTTCGTGAGACGCTCCGCGGATCGTTGCAAACGAGAGGATGTCGCCGTAGACCTGAGTCCATCCTCCAACCTAAACATCACCACCACTCACACATGTTAGTTAACAATAAATCcaccatttcattttttcaagaGAGTAACAACAATTCACCTGCATCCCAGCAAACCACACCCGATAAGGCGTGCTCGAACGCAATTTCAACGCCCGCGCCAGCCTGTGTACGAGCCTTCGACTCCCAGTTAGAGGTATGACCGAGTCTTGATCACCACTGTATACCAACACCGGGATTCCCGCCTGGATTATCCTCCCCACCACGTTGATCGTAGGTATCTCGAGATCAAGCAGTTCGTAATCCAAAATGCTGCAACAAGATTGCacacaaaaaaattaggaaaaaacCATCCACTTGCGCATTGTGTGTGTAATCAACGAAGACTTTTACTTGCTGCAGACGAGCCACCGGTTGACTCCAACGAGACGAGCGTGAAAGGCCTTCTGAACATCCTTCCGATTCAAGTAATTCACAGTCTTGTCCTCCACACACACGTCAACGCTCTCAGTGACTTGCTGCAATTCACCACCACAACCGCAACACTCAATTTGCAACAGTTAAGAGTCCAACGAGGCCGTGTAACAATTGAGAGAAAATCATCCAAGCCAATACAATGTATTCGATAAAGCTTTTTTGTACCTGAGGAGCAAGAGCCTTGGATTGAGAGAGCACAGACGAGATGCAGACATCGAGAGTGACGTCGTATTTGTCCACAAACTTGCTGGTTTCAGTAGTGACAAGGCTCATAACCTTGGAGCAGATTGGGGAGAGGGAGCCTCTGTAGTATTCGCTGACGTACCGCGAGTAGTTGCACGAGGAAGTGAACATTCTGTACGTTGTATCGGAGATTAGGCCGTGCGACCAGAAGAATTCGGCCCTTGAGTTGAAGTCGGTTGCGTATTCAAGAACTGGATTTCCTAGCTGCATTGTGGATTAGAGTTTAGTGATCTTGATTGTTGAAACGAGAATGGGTAATGTGGTTTAGGAAGAGCAAATAAAACTCACTGCAATTCCTTTCAAGTTGAATTCTTGtctttttttgttggattgtAGCATTAGCTCTGCTAGTTGGGGAATGTAGTGGCCTAAGAGTAACTATAACTTGTTAGAAACAATTCCGATTTCCATACGGGTCCGTTTGATACCGTGGAATTGGAATATTACCGAATTGAATTCGAAGTAATtgtacacactacacacactacatgcAACCACATATACAAAATACGCACACTGCACACACGCGCAATAAACACTGTTCACACAAAACACACATTGTATACACAATACACCACACACAATGCACACACTAGAgatgtttataatttaatttcaaattcaaatatttttgtgattcgGAATAGAAGGCTTCAATTCCAAAACCACAGCCTCAATTCCATGGTACCAAACGAAGCCTACAAGAATTTCATTCTATTGagaaaagattcaatttttattaccAGCATAGCTCTCTCCTGTGATATACAAGCTCCTGTCTTTGTATTGTGGGAATCTAAGGAACCAGTTTTGCAGGAACACCAAGTTGTCATGAGCTATAAACACACAATATACACAAGCAagatttcaaaatattgatcAAGAAACTCCCCCATCTCCTAAAATGGACCAAGAAATTACTATGTAAACAGCAATAAACATGCCTGTGATCTTGTCATTCACACCATCATAAGAGGAAGAATTTGCAGCATATGAAAACCCCACCCCAATAGGTGACTCCAAATACAAGATATTTGCTTCTGCATACCATCAAACCAATCAAATTTGAAGCAAACATCAATCAAAGATTGAAATGTGACAACAAACCTCTATTCCAGCTATGCTCGTTCCTAACCAGCCCATTCCCACTAGGCCTAAAAGGCCCATTTTCAGAGAAAGCCCCAACTCCCAATGAAGAACAGCCAGGACCTGCAAAACAATCACCACACAACACACCATTCATCAAGAAAAGTACACACACAGTAACACATAGTGAGTGTGAAATCAGACCTCCATTGAGCCATAAAACAAGAGGCTTTGAAGCAGGGTCAATCTCAGCTTCAACAAAGTAGTAAAAGAGGGCTCTCTCCTCCCTTTGATCAACAGAGACATAGCCAGAATACTGGTGGAAGCCAACACTGGGCTGCCCAGGAAGCTCAGATATTCTGTCAGCAGCtgacaaagaagaagaagaagaagaagaggagaaaTGGGACTGGGCTGAATGTGCTAAGAAAGTGAGAAAAGCTAAGATCTTTACAATGGCAGCCATGGCCAAGCAGCAAAGGTGAGGTGGGAGAGTGTGTGTGAGAGGAAAGGAGGATTATATAAAGATGGGGGTGTGTTCTTTTCTTGTCATTATTGAATTAGCTTTTGTCGTTTTGGAGATGATCTGATTGTGATGCAGTGTGAATCAACAAGAATATGATAAAAGGGAATGGAAAAAAACTGGGCTTTCTGAGTTCTTGCAGAGGGCAATTGTATTTGTAGTCCCCTCATAGCTTGTTCTCTTGTTGTCATGTGAATAGGTTgggttgaaaataaaaacttcaaaaagattcaattttttgaagtGGGATTTATTCAAGATTGCAATTGAGTGTAGACTAGAAAGCTTATTCTACCACACTGAATTCGAAGATgctttatttcaaataatccCATAAAACTTGTTATATTGTTGTTACATTTATGGATAAAATTAGGAATATGACTATCGGGTATTACCTGATCCGACAAGAAAATAGTCATATTAGGTCGTACTTGATATCGCAACCGCAACATCAAATGCTAAAGTCGGGTTCGAGTAATATAACTTCGGAATTATCAGGTATCATTGCCTGATTATCATAAAAGTTtgtctattttaaaaaaaatctctatcAGATGACTCTATTATGTTATACATATCTTAAGTATATGTGGGgacttgatttttttttattgttgttttttttaatttaatatcttaaattattatcgatgtcaataatttataaattgcataaaaacCAAAGTTCGACTTACATATTTTCTCtacaacttaaaaaataataaattgaactttgatttttaatggtaaaaattatttgatgcaataattactttttaaaatatgagaattaaatcaaatgtttaaaacagaaaaaattaatgtcaatataaattaaatgagaatAATGCTGTcgaattatatatttatgcgtaattgagataaaaatatgaatttaaagttaaGAAAGTACACACGAAGGatcttttttaaattcaatagcATAAGAAATGGGGCATGTGACAGCTAATGCAATTATATCATTCAAGAAAGACATGTTTGCTTATGTAACAATATCATTTCACccaagaaagaaaaaacctTCATTTGTTGCTTTCAGTATGAAATATGCAGAGAATAATAAGACCTTttcattgttttgtttgtttggcAGGTACAATCTTGCCTTGGAAAATTAAATCTACCTTTCAAGATTCCAAACTATTTTTtcgaaaaatattgaattctataccttttttactatttaccATTTCATGGTAGAATGAATCAAGAGATATTCTAGAATAATGTTTTCCATTCCCTAACAACAAATTCGGTCTTTTTAAAGAAGATTTAGTCCTAAAAGACAAACctttgtttaatttgaaacCTTTTATTTCCTTTGTGAAAGGATAAAAAAAGTTGAGGAAAcagtattaaatattactaccttTTTAGCTATATCACATGATATCCTAAGGTAAAGTAAAGAGGCTGTATTTCTGCTTTGTGTATAtgtaatttatcattttgtcaCCCACTCTTTTTGTATGTAATATGTATTGCTTCATTTGACCTTTACACTATGTCCTTTCTTGATTTTTAAGCAATCCTTTTAAAATGTTGTGCACACATACATATGAATAAATGGTTATTTTATACAAATGTTTTCATCCTTTTTGACCATCTTTATAATAGATGAAGATAAATTGGTGCTTCCCCTAAGCCAAGGCTAATGGAGTAGAGAAAAAGCTATTGGAACAAAAAGTTGGCctaaactatatatactctttgTCAACTATGTCTTCACAAACATATGAAGACAGACAAGATTCTTTCAATGTAGattccaaaataattatagattgAAAAGACTAATTTACATCAAGAATATATGTCACTCttcttgatttataattttgctaCTTAGTTCTTTGGTAAAACTTGTGTAGtgtttgaaaattgaaatagttaCAACTAATACTTTGAAGAATTCCTTTAAGAAATTGAtctctaaaatcataaactttgaaTGAAATTTACCATGAACATCAATTTCAttgtaaaaattatgaatttatgtaGTATAATGAATTTTCCATGATTTAAAATTCTGATGCATGTCATTCTTTTTATTGACTCCATAGAATTCAATTTAGGAGAAAATTgaacaagagagagaaatttgcTACAAGGCGTAAGTTCGTGATATGAGCGA
The genomic region above belongs to Salvia hispanica cultivar TCC Black 2014 chromosome 3, UniMelb_Shisp_WGS_1.0, whole genome shotgun sequence and contains:
- the LOC125216255 gene encoding inactive leucine-rich repeat receptor-like protein kinase CORYNE, with amino-acid sequence MLAHNYLSMERNRHEGLKMVVLLAFCVNVLSSECIDRPSKSFSGEPPPPLSLNNRLRRIFLSIGLGIVTGLIGALLLALLFRHFVKYVNRAPILKGPVLFSPRISARTLRSALSSSSDLLSSSPTGRYYKAVLDNGLVVAVKRLEPDCGVGARGKALRKKIRKELEVLASLRHRNLMSLRSYVCESSGFSLVYDFAPAGSLDDVMRRVRENQLELKWESRLRVAVGIARGLYHLHFACDPRRLHYNLKPSNVILNSQFDPRLADLGLAAILPDFRRTASGYNAPECFQNCRYTDKSDVFSFGVILGVLLTGRDPLDPLFGDGGSLGQWLRQLQQAGECREALDKGILGEEVEEEEMLMAVRIAVVCLSDLPADRPSTDELVSMLTQLNSF
- the LOC125214686 gene encoding pentatricopeptide repeat-containing protein At5g13270, chloroplastic, whose translation is MPALHLLNSTFSNLHADKFQNANFAKLPSWVSLKSNKSSPKSPETHRGELENVHLLSLSKQDKLKEAHEYLLQMHHFNIPVSPQSYKHLLHTCSKLKSLKFGKLIHRRLPEDPPDYLVNCVLGMYCDCGSLSDARKLFDEMPERSMGSWVVIISAYADEGLLEDAVKLYLSMQDSDFKPNPYVYVCLLKSFSESWCLEIGKQMHCRVIKAGFGDNVALDTALCNMYVKCRSLDCAERLFGLMNEKNVVSYTTMMVGCAQANRHHDALRFFERMVDEDVDLDEFAFSITLKVCAALIDRKLGEQAHGLIVKHGIQREVSVGTPLVDFYVKCGDVESGIRAFEAIDEPNDVSWSALLCGYSQIGEFEKCIDVFKRLRSEGVVLNRFMYTSIFQVCSAFADFNFGSQAHGDAIKRGLVSYLYGESAMITMYAKCGKLDYAFRAFESMDAPDTVAWTAMIAGCAHHGKASEAISLFRKMQASGVRINAVTYVAILTACSHAGLVREAEEFFRSMGSKATIDHYNCMIDAYSRAGLLKQAFDLIKGMPFAADAMSWKSLLGGCSIHREYEIGRAAADELLRLDPHDAAAYVLLFNMHASCGRWEEAAGVRRLMAERGVRKETGCSWISIGGEVHRFVVGDRHHPRAEEVYAKVDEMGFGETSEDVVLLSEEDEVWRERKRQEMVHSERLAIGYGLIATAPTSAIVVFKNLRACRGCHEFGKHVSLVTGREIVVRDSNRFHRFINGECSCGDYW
- the LOC125214687 gene encoding serine carboxypeptidase-like 45; amino-acid sequence: MAAIVKILAFLTFLAHSAQSHFSSSSSSSSLSAADRISELPGQPSVGFHQYSGYVSVDQREERALFYYFVEAEIDPASKPLVLWLNGGPGCSSLGVGAFSENGPFRPSGNGLVRNEHSWNREANILYLESPIGVGFSYAANSSSYDGVNDKITAHDNLVFLQNWFLRFPQYKDRSLYITGESYAGHYIPQLAELMLQSNKKRQEFNLKGIALGNPVLEYATDFNSRAEFFWSHGLISDTTYRMFTSSCNYSRYVSEYYRGSLSPICSKVMSLVTTETSKFVDKYDVTLDVCISSVLSQSKALAPQQVTESVDVCVEDKTVNYLNRKDVQKAFHARLVGVNRWLVCSNILDYELLDLEIPTINVVGRIIQAGIPVLVYSGDQDSVIPLTGSRRLVHRLARALKLRSSTPYRVWFAGMQVGGWTQVYGDILSFATIRGASHEAPFSQPERSLVLFKAFLEGRPLPQEF